In Nitrosophilus alvini, the following are encoded in one genomic region:
- a CDS encoding ribonuclease J, producing the protein MEEKNNQAQNNQKQNDLKPAQNKPAKQQYKQKKSLGWYRDIKKAIEANERVQKNRLSNEPKYPINTKSRIKITPLGGLGEIGGNITVIETEKSAIIIDVGMSFPTEDMHGVDILVPDFTYLRQIKDKIAGIIITHAHEDHIGAVPYLFKEMQFPVYGTPLPLGMIANKFDEHNLRSFKNLFRYVEKRKPIKIGDFEVEWIHITHSIIDASALAISTEAGTIIHTGDFKIDHTPIDGYPTDLHRLAHYGEKGVLALLSDSTNSHNEGITKSESTVGPTFDLLFARAKGRVIMSTFSSNIHRVYQAIEHGIKYGRKVCVIGRSMERNLETTMQLGYIKLPQNIFIDAHEIGKYSDNEILIVTTGSQGETMSALYRMATNEHRHVKIKPSDTIIISAKAIPGNERSVSSVINFLQKCGATVAYQDFSEIHVSGHAAQEEQKLMLRLTKPKFFLPVHGEYNHLTKHKETAVKCGIPEKNIFLMQDGDQIELTPKYIKKVKSIRTGKTYIDNQINQEIESDVVIDRQKMATEGIVMIVAQISENDRKLISKPKVSSFGLVADKYDKEFAKEIEEVIEHFLQNMKPELISAPRRLENELRQAVRKHIFRKMKKYPTIVPTIFIM; encoded by the coding sequence ATGGAAGAGAAAAACAATCAAGCGCAGAATAATCAAAAACAGAACGATTTAAAACCTGCACAAAACAAACCTGCAAAGCAGCAGTACAAACAAAAAAAATCTCTTGGATGGTACAGAGATATAAAAAAAGCCATTGAGGCAAATGAAAGAGTACAAAAAAATAGACTCTCTAATGAACCAAAATATCCAATCAATACAAAAAGCAGAATAAAAATAACGCCTCTTGGCGGACTGGGTGAAATCGGAGGCAATATAACTGTAATAGAAACGGAAAAGAGTGCCATTATCATTGATGTTGGCATGAGTTTTCCCACTGAAGATATGCACGGCGTGGATATACTCGTACCCGATTTCACTTATCTCAGACAGATAAAAGACAAAATTGCAGGAATCATCATAACCCATGCCCATGAAGACCATATAGGAGCAGTACCATATCTATTTAAAGAGATGCAATTTCCTGTATACGGAACACCGCTTCCACTTGGTATGATCGCAAACAAATTTGACGAGCATAACTTGAGAAGCTTTAAAAATCTGTTCAGATACGTAGAGAAGAGGAAACCTATAAAAATAGGAGATTTTGAAGTTGAATGGATACATATCACTCACTCTATAATAGACGCTTCTGCTCTTGCTATCAGCACGGAAGCAGGAACTATTATACACACTGGAGATTTCAAAATTGACCACACCCCTATCGACGGTTATCCTACCGATCTGCACAGACTCGCTCATTACGGCGAAAAAGGTGTACTTGCACTTCTTAGCGACAGCACCAATTCTCACAATGAAGGAATTACAAAAAGCGAAAGCACGGTTGGCCCTACTTTTGACCTCCTTTTTGCAAGAGCAAAAGGAAGAGTCATCATGTCCACCTTCTCATCAAATATTCACAGGGTATATCAGGCGATTGAACACGGCATAAAATATGGAAGAAAAGTATGCGTCATCGGACGATCAATGGAGAGAAACCTTGAGACAACGATGCAACTTGGATATATAAAACTTCCGCAAAACATCTTTATAGATGCTCATGAGATAGGCAAATACAGTGACAACGAGATTCTCATTGTAACAACAGGCAGCCAGGGCGAAACTATGAGTGCACTGTATAGAATGGCAACCAATGAACACAGACACGTAAAAATAAAACCTAGCGATACGATAATAATTTCTGCAAAAGCGATTCCAGGAAATGAGAGAAGCGTCTCTTCCGTTATAAACTTTTTGCAAAAATGCGGCGCTACAGTAGCATATCAGGACTTCAGTGAAATACATGTCTCAGGTCATGCGGCACAGGAAGAGCAAAAGTTGATGTTGAGGCTTACAAAACCCAAATTCTTTCTGCCTGTCCACGGAGAATATAACCACCTGACGAAACATAAAGAGACAGCTGTTAAATGCGGAATACCTGAAAAAAACATATTCCTTATGCAAGACGGCGACCAGATTGAACTGACTCCGAAATATATTAAAAAAGTAAAAAGTATAAGAACCGGAAAAACCTATATAGACAATCAGATAAATCAGGAAATCGAAAGCGACGTTGTTATTGATAGGCAGAAAATGGCAACGGAAGGTATCGTAATGATAGTTGCCCAAATTTCGGAAAATGACAGAAAACTTATCTCAAAACCGAAAGTTTCAAGTTTTGGACTTGTAGCGGACAAATATGACAAAGAGTTTGCAAAAGAGATAGAAGAGGTAATAGAACACTTTTTGCAAAATATGAAACCCGAACTCATCTCTGCACCCAGAAGACTGGAAAACGAACTGAGACAGGCAGTAAGAAAACATATATTCAGAAAAATGAAAAAATATCCAACAATAGTCCCGACTATATTTATAATGTGA
- a CDS encoding RluA family pseudouridine synthase → MAFIKKRFYIQNRQKLFGFLMRELNITQGTAQKLIDTGRVFVKGTAVKDKSLSLCGEIEVLLFEPSSKGLKPIFKTPEFAVFDKPSGLIVHPRNRRTPYSLLDEARAHLGFEANVTHRIDMETSGLLIVSANKEAETEIKRAFEEKKIKKGYLALIKGRLKKELFIDEPIKKNRDFSTIRLKVLIDKQGKKAQTIIKPLEYFNNMTLVEAIPLTGRQHQIRIHLFHVKHPIVGDPIYGVDTDIAIKYLDKKLSEKERIFHTGYKRLMLHANWIEFEYKNRYKIYSKQNFLEECKKAVY, encoded by the coding sequence TTGGCATTTATAAAGAAGAGATTCTATATACAAAACAGACAAAAACTTTTCGGTTTTTTGATGAGAGAACTGAATATTACACAGGGGACTGCGCAGAAACTGATAGATACAGGCAGAGTATTTGTAAAGGGTACAGCAGTAAAAGACAAATCGTTGTCATTATGCGGCGAAATAGAAGTTTTGCTTTTCGAACCCTCTTCAAAAGGTCTCAAACCTATTTTCAAAACTCCGGAATTTGCCGTTTTCGACAAGCCGAGCGGTCTGATCGTGCACCCCAGAAACAGAAGAACTCCCTACTCATTGCTTGATGAGGCAAGAGCACACCTGGGATTTGAAGCAAATGTTACACACCGCATCGATATGGAAACAAGCGGCCTTTTGATAGTAAGCGCAAACAAAGAGGCTGAAACAGAAATCAAACGCGCTTTTGAAGAGAAAAAGATAAAAAAAGGATATCTTGCCCTCATAAAAGGACGATTGAAGAAGGAGCTTTTTATAGACGAACCCATAAAAAAGAACAGAGATTTTTCCACAATAAGGCTAAAAGTTCTTATAGACAAACAGGGGAAAAAAGCTCAGACTATCATAAAACCGCTGGAGTATTTCAACAACATGACTCTTGTGGAAGCGATCCCGCTGACAGGTCGTCAGCATCAGATAAGAATACATCTGTTTCACGTGAAACATCCGATAGTGGGAGATCCTATATACGGAGTGGATACAGATATCGCCATAAAATATCTTGACAAGAAACTATCCGAAAAAGAGAGGATTTTTCATACTGGTTACAAACGGCTTATGCTGCATGCAAACTGGATTGAGTTCGAATATAAAAACAGATATAAAATCTATTCGAAACAAAATTTTTTAGAAGAGTGTAAAAAAGCGGTGTATTGA
- a CDS encoding secondary thiamine-phosphate synthase enzyme YjbQ yields MQKVTLKSDHKSEMIDITEIVKEAVIKSGIKSGVCTIFTPHTTASVILFENVDPNLQRDFLRELHRLVPSNIRYAHAGTNADAHIKSGITGTSVSIPVEDAKPLLGKWQGIFFCEFDGPRETREIYIKVVNG; encoded by the coding sequence ATGCAAAAGGTAACACTAAAATCCGATCATAAATCGGAAATGATAGATATAACCGAAATCGTTAAAGAAGCAGTTATAAAGTCCGGTATAAAGAGCGGTGTATGCACTATTTTTACGCCGCACACAACCGCCAGTGTTATACTGTTTGAAAACGTTGATCCTAATCTTCAAAGAGATTTTCTCAGAGAACTCCACAGGCTTGTTCCCTCAAATATAAGGTATGCCCATGCAGGAACAAATGCAGATGCACATATAAAATCCGGTATAACAGGAACAAGCGTCTCGATTCCGGTAGAAGATGCAAAACCTCTCCTGGGAAAATGGCAGGGAATTTTTTTCTGTGAATTTGACGGCCCCAGAGAGACAAGAGAGATATATATAAAAGTAGTAAATGGATAA
- the rsmA gene encoding 16S rRNA (adenine(1518)-N(6)/adenine(1519)-N(6))-dimethyltransferase RsmA gives MIRGRQGESIEHKAKKQFGQNFLKDSAVLEKIIESMPKTKNKIVEIGPGLGDLTQKLLSQKDVIAFEIDRDLCAILKKKFEKEIEKKKLTLICEDALNHWKEKLIDEAYDLVANLPYYVATTIILRALKDPNCKNIVVMIQKEVAQKFAAKSGEREFSSLAVLAQSAGEAKILFDVGPESFEPKPKVTSAVLLIKKKRSLRDSMFEKFLKTAFKQPRKTLLKNLSAGYNKEILKNTFEKAGIEPTIRPHQATTSIYHRLYNFLEKRTIDGREKQSSAE, from the coding sequence ATCATCAGGGGTAGACAAGGAGAAAGTATCGAGCATAAGGCCAAAAAACAGTTTGGACAAAATTTTCTGAAAGACAGCGCAGTACTTGAAAAGATCATCGAATCGATGCCCAAAACCAAAAACAAGATTGTTGAAATTGGGCCTGGATTAGGTGATTTAACACAGAAGCTATTAAGCCAGAAGGATGTGATAGCTTTTGAGATCGATAGAGATTTGTGTGCTATCCTCAAAAAAAAGTTTGAAAAAGAGATTGAAAAAAAGAAATTGACACTCATCTGTGAGGATGCACTGAATCATTGGAAAGAAAAACTGATAGACGAAGCGTATGATCTGGTTGCAAACCTACCCTATTACGTTGCGACAACTATAATTTTAAGGGCTTTAAAAGACCCCAATTGTAAAAATATAGTTGTTATGATACAAAAAGAGGTAGCACAAAAGTTTGCAGCCAAAAGCGGGGAGAGGGAGTTTTCTTCTTTGGCAGTTCTTGCACAAAGCGCCGGAGAAGCAAAAATTCTTTTTGATGTGGGACCGGAATCATTTGAACCAAAACCTAAAGTGACATCAGCGGTTCTGTTGATTAAAAAAAAGAGGAGTTTGAGAGACTCCATGTTTGAAAAGTTTTTAAAAACCGCTTTCAAACAACCCCGTAAAACGCTTCTTAAAAATCTGTCAGCCGGCTATAATAAAGAGATATTGAAAAATACATTTGAAAAAGCCGGTATCGAACCAACTATACGACCTCATCAAGCTACCACATCCATCTATCACCGGTTATACAATTTTCTGGAAAAAAGGACGATAGATGGAAGAGAAAAACAATCAAGCGCAGAATAA
- a CDS encoding purine-nucleoside phosphorylase → MIVCAGDIEQFSFAHPVGIGLINSAINLTRLALLDKPEFLIFAGTAGSYGEYRPFDIVESRASSNIEICFFEDRCYTPIDNVITSDGINVSHETIVNSSNYITTDSTVGKFFNKHNIGIENMEFFSVMSVGKEFDIPCGGIFVVTNYCGPDAHKEFKRNHRKAMRLLNEYIYEKYPGLKGMSEKDNS, encoded by the coding sequence ATGATTGTATGTGCTGGCGATATTGAACAGTTTTCTTTTGCTCATCCTGTTGGTATAGGGCTGATAAATTCTGCTATAAATCTTACAAGACTTGCTCTCCTTGACAAACCAGAATTTTTAATTTTTGCCGGGACTGCAGGAAGTTACGGAGAATACAGACCTTTTGATATAGTTGAGTCCAGAGCTTCTTCGAATATCGAAATATGTTTTTTTGAAGACAGATGCTATACACCTATTGATAATGTTATAACAAGTGACGGAATAAATGTTTCACATGAAACAATTGTAAACTCTTCAAACTATATTACTACCGATTCGACAGTCGGGAAATTTTTTAATAAACATAATATCGGTATAGAAAATATGGAATTTTTTTCGGTGATGAGTGTTGGAAAGGAGTTTGATATTCCGTGTGGAGGAATATTTGTCGTAACAAACTACTGCGGGCCTGATGCCCATAAAGAGTTTAAAAGAAACCATAGAAAAGCCATGAGACTTTTAAACGAATATATATATGAAAAATATCCTGGATTGAAAGGTATGAGTGAAAAAGACAATTCTTGA
- a CDS encoding NAD(P)-dependent oxidoreductase, protein MKIAFFEVSNEDIRFFKSKIKNAKCFFYSQTLNEFLKNCEFADFDAISVFVHSKVTESEIEKLPNLKYIQTRSTGYDHIDCSILAKERIAVSNVKGYAGPAVAEFVFSLLLNISRKTYIAVQRSKNYNFQYQDLLGFELNSKKIGIVGFGTIGRHLAKLASGFGMKIFVYSRNYDEELIKKLKIEKSSYEDILKNSDVIVFAVPLTKETYHMLNINNASLLKESCIVINPARGEVISLEALDLLSDRIYGIGLDVIEGEKMLFKNVDALKQKEIIKRDNVLYTPHMAYFTKEALDRIREKSLKNLIAFMEGRELPDEIKVCEH, encoded by the coding sequence ATGAAAATAGCTTTTTTTGAGGTTTCAAACGAAGATATCAGATTTTTCAAATCAAAAATAAAAAATGCAAAATGCTTCTTTTATTCACAGACACTCAATGAATTCCTGAAAAACTGTGAATTTGCAGACTTTGATGCAATATCCGTTTTTGTACATTCAAAAGTCACAGAGTCCGAGATAGAAAAGCTTCCCAATCTTAAATATATTCAGACCCGCTCAACCGGATATGATCACATAGACTGTTCAATTTTGGCAAAAGAACGTATAGCTGTATCAAACGTAAAAGGGTACGCAGGTCCGGCTGTAGCAGAATTTGTCTTTTCTCTTCTGCTCAATATCTCGAGAAAAACATATATAGCAGTCCAAAGATCCAAAAACTATAATTTTCAGTATCAGGATCTTCTCGGATTTGAGCTTAATTCCAAGAAAATAGGTATAGTGGGTTTTGGGACGATAGGAAGGCATTTGGCAAAACTCGCTTCCGGTTTTGGTATGAAAATCTTTGTATATTCCAGAAACTATGACGAAGAACTTATAAAAAAGCTTAAAATTGAAAAAAGTTCATATGAAGATATTCTAAAAAATTCTGATGTTATAGTGTTTGCTGTTCCTTTGACAAAAGAGACATACCATATGCTGAACATCAACAATGCTTCCCTTTTAAAAGAGAGCTGTATAGTAATAAATCCCGCCAGAGGAGAAGTGATAAGTCTTGAAGCACTCGATCTTCTTTCAGATAGGATATACGGAATCGGTTTGGATGTGATAGAGGGTGAAAAAATGCTCTTTAAAAATGTTGATGCACTTAAACAAAAAGAGATAATAAAAAGGGACAATGTTCTTTATACACCCCATATGGCTTATTTTACAAAGGAAGCACTGGATAGAATAAGAGAAAAATCTTTAAAAAATCTTATTGCGTTTATGGAAGGAAGAGAACTTCCTGATGAGATAAAGGTTTGCGAACACTAA
- a CDS encoding replication-associated recombination protein A: MDNLAEILRPKNLEHFAGQPHLLSPDAAFYKLIKAKKISHSFFWGPPGCGKTTLARIIANELDAPFYELNATSLKIEEIRKIVSMYRGSFEKPIIFIDEVHRLSKTQQEVLLPIMEKNEALILGASTENPYFSLTAGIRSRSFLFEFKPLEEKDLEKIFQRARKLIDFEIEDDAKEYIISSCAKDARSMLKLLESALAITKKIDLKTLKSLRPASLHEGSSSKESHYNLISAMIKSIRGSDIDASLYYLARLVAAAEPPEYIARRLVILASEDIGNANPNALNLAVSTMLAVSKIGYPEARIILSQCVIYLASCPKSNSAYKAINNAMKAIEDGVLLPVPNYLKSPSPGGYLYPHDFGGYVKQKYLAKNLKFYKSKDIGFEKTLNEWIRKIKNRSS; encoded by the coding sequence ATGGATAATCTTGCCGAAATTCTAAGACCAAAAAACCTTGAGCATTTTGCTGGACAGCCCCATCTGCTCTCCCCTGATGCAGCGTTTTACAAACTTATAAAAGCCAAAAAAATTTCGCACTCTTTCTTCTGGGGGCCTCCGGGATGCGGCAAAACGACTCTTGCCAGAATAATAGCAAACGAACTTGATGCTCCTTTTTATGAGCTAAATGCTACAAGTCTCAAAATAGAGGAGATAAGAAAAATAGTATCTATGTACAGAGGCTCATTCGAAAAACCTATCATTTTTATAGACGAAGTGCATAGACTCTCCAAAACCCAGCAGGAAGTCCTTCTGCCGATAATGGAAAAAAACGAAGCGTTGATATTGGGTGCAAGTACCGAAAACCCTTACTTCTCACTAACAGCCGGTATAAGGTCCAGATCCTTTCTGTTCGAGTTCAAACCTCTTGAAGAGAAAGATTTGGAAAAGATATTTCAAAGAGCCCGGAAGCTTATCGATTTTGAGATAGAAGATGATGCAAAAGAGTATATCATCTCTTCTTGCGCCAAAGATGCAAGAAGTATGCTAAAACTTTTGGAATCTGCACTGGCAATAACAAAAAAGATAGATTTAAAAACACTCAAATCCCTTCGTCCCGCTTCTTTGCATGAGGGTTCAAGCTCGAAAGAGAGCCATTACAATCTCATAAGTGCAATGATAAAAAGCATCAGGGGCAGTGATATAGACGCTTCTTTATACTACCTTGCCAGACTTGTAGCCGCCGCGGAACCTCCGGAATATATTGCAAGAAGACTGGTCATTCTTGCAAGCGAAGATATAGGAAACGCAAACCCGAACGCCCTGAACCTTGCTGTAAGCACAATGCTTGCAGTTTCAAAAATAGGATATCCAGAAGCCAGGATAATACTTTCCCAATGTGTTATCTATCTTGCCTCCTGCCCAAAATCAAACAGCGCATACAAGGCTATCAACAACGCAATGAAAGCGATAGAAGATGGGGTTCTGCTACCGGTGCCAAACTACCTGAAATCACCTTCGCCCGGCGGATATCTCTATCCCCATGATTTCGGAGGATATGTAAAACAGAAATATCTTGCAAAAAACCTGAAATTTTACAAATCAAAAGATATAGGATTTGAAAAGACCCTGAACGAATGGATCAGAAAAATAAAGAACAGATCCTCCTAA
- a CDS encoding pseudouridine synthase produces the protein MRLNKYISHNTTYSRREADRLIQEGRVKVNGKVVREPFYDVQKDDEVYIGSKKVTEDNLFTVIVYNKPKGELVTKKDPRGRRTIYDTLPAKFRHFIPVGRLDFATEGLLLLTDSPKVAHTLMNSSLERIYKVKIRGSITKEMIKAMEEGLELEDATAGGHEKSKVKSMTFAPFYAYQIIKNDEKYSKLKIAIGEGKNREIRRFFAHFGREVVDLKRLEYGGITLSALPTGKTRYLTRKEYDDLKKFLKEQNAKGNTKIRS, from the coding sequence ATGAGGCTTAACAAATATATTTCACACAATACCACATATTCCAGAAGAGAGGCCGACAGACTCATTCAGGAAGGCAGAGTAAAAGTAAACGGCAAAGTTGTAAGAGAGCCCTTTTACGATGTTCAAAAAGATGATGAGGTCTATATAGGCTCAAAAAAGGTAACGGAAGACAACCTCTTTACAGTCATTGTTTACAATAAGCCAAAAGGCGAACTGGTCACCAAAAAAGACCCGAGAGGCAGAAGAACAATCTATGATACTCTTCCTGCAAAATTCAGACATTTTATACCTGTCGGCAGACTCGATTTTGCCACTGAGGGGCTGCTGCTGCTCACCGATTCTCCGAAAGTGGCTCACACTCTTATGAACTCCTCTTTGGAGAGAATCTACAAAGTTAAAATCAGAGGAAGTATCACAAAAGAGATGATAAAGGCTATGGAAGAGGGACTTGAGCTTGAAGACGCAACCGCGGGAGGACATGAAAAAAGCAAAGTCAAATCGATGACATTCGCACCTTTCTACGCCTATCAGATAATAAAAAACGATGAGAAGTACTCAAAACTCAAAATTGCCATAGGAGAAGGGAAAAATAGGGAAATAAGACGCTTTTTTGCCCATTTCGGAAGAGAAGTGGTTGACCTTAAAAGACTCGAATACGGCGGTATCACACTCAGTGCTCTTCCCACAGGCAAAACAAGATATCTTACCAGAAAAGAGTATGATGACCTCAAAAAATTTTTAAAGGAGCAAAATGCAAAAGGTAACACTAAAATCCGATCATAA
- a CDS encoding KpsF/GutQ family sugar-phosphate isomerase has protein sequence MDFVKIAKDVLQTEADALIDSKNRIGENINEAVKTISSIKGKLIVTGVGKSGLVGAKIAATLASTGTPSFFIHPTEALHGDLGMIGKEDAVLAISYSGESEELIKILPHIKRFDIPLIAMAKSKDSTLGRYSDIFISIKVEKEACPLDAAPTSSTTLTMALGDAIAVCLMKKRGFKKEDFATFHPGGSLGKRLFIKIKDLMRKENLPVISENAKLKDAVVAISEGRLGNVLITDKNGSLKAVLSDGDLRRALMKEDFSLEEKAIKYANLNPKICKDENILASDALKIIEDHKIQMLVITDENDKISGVLHIHDLVEAGIK, from the coding sequence ATGGATTTTGTAAAAATAGCCAAAGATGTACTTCAGACAGAAGCGGACGCTTTAATCGACTCAAAGAACAGAATCGGAGAGAACATCAATGAAGCGGTAAAAACCATATCATCAATCAAAGGTAAACTTATCGTTACGGGTGTGGGTAAAAGCGGTCTTGTAGGGGCAAAAATAGCCGCCACTCTTGCAAGTACAGGAACACCTAGCTTTTTTATACACCCTACTGAAGCTCTTCACGGCGATTTGGGGATGATAGGAAAAGAAGATGCCGTTTTGGCTATCAGTTACAGCGGCGAAAGCGAAGAGCTTATCAAAATACTTCCTCATATAAAGAGATTTGATATTCCATTGATTGCCATGGCAAAGTCAAAAGATTCTACCCTGGGCAGATATAGCGATATATTTATTTCTATCAAAGTTGAAAAAGAGGCTTGTCCGCTTGATGCCGCCCCTACCTCTTCCACTACCCTCACTATGGCTCTGGGAGATGCTATTGCTGTATGCCTTATGAAAAAAAGAGGTTTCAAAAAAGAGGATTTTGCAACTTTTCATCCGGGAGGAAGTCTCGGTAAGAGGCTTTTTATAAAGATAAAAGATCTGATGAGAAAAGAGAACCTTCCGGTTATTAGCGAAAATGCAAAACTCAAAGACGCTGTTGTAGCTATTAGCGAAGGAAGACTCGGAAACGTCCTCATTACGGACAAAAACGGATCTTTAAAAGCTGTTTTAAGCGACGGTGACCTTAGGCGTGCACTTATGAAAGAGGATTTTTCCTTGGAAGAAAAAGCAATAAAATACGCAAACCTGAATCCGAAAATATGCAAAGACGAAAACATTCTTGCCAGCGACGCGCTCAAAATTATAGAAGATCATAAAATACAGATGCTTGTAATTACAGATGAAAATGATAAAATATCAGGTGTGCTCCATATTCATGACCTTGTTGAAGCGGGGATAAAATAG
- the hisF gene encoding imidazole glycerol phosphate synthase subunit HisF, giving the protein MKEYFAKRIIPCLDVKDGRVVKGVNFVGLRDAGDPVEVAKRYNEEGADEITFLDITATHENRDTIVHIVEEVAKEVFIPLTVGGGIRELDDIYRLLNVGCDKVSVNSAAIKRPEFVDEGAKRFGSQCIVVAIDAKKTGDGWNVFINGGRIDTGKDVIEWAKEVYNRGAGEILLTSMDADGTTTGYDLPLTKAVSEAVDIPVIASGGAGTMEHIKDAFLNGADAALAATIFHYRQIDIMELKRYLYKEGIPVRL; this is encoded by the coding sequence ATGAAAGAATATTTTGCAAAAAGAATTATACCGTGTCTTGATGTAAAAGACGGCAGAGTTGTAAAGGGAGTTAATTTTGTCGGACTCAGAGATGCGGGTGACCCGGTTGAGGTTGCCAAAAGATATAATGAAGAGGGTGCTGACGAGATAACATTTCTTGATATTACAGCAACACATGAAAACAGAGATACTATTGTTCATATTGTTGAAGAAGTTGCAAAAGAGGTATTTATACCTTTGACTGTGGGAGGCGGGATAAGAGAGCTTGATGATATATACAGACTCTTAAATGTTGGATGCGACAAAGTAAGTGTAAATTCTGCAGCGATAAAAAGACCGGAATTTGTTGACGAAGGTGCCAAGAGATTTGGAAGCCAATGTATAGTTGTTGCTATAGATGCAAAAAAAACAGGTGACGGATGGAATGTTTTTATAAATGGCGGAAGAATTGATACCGGCAAAGATGTTATAGAGTGGGCAAAGGAGGTTTATAACAGAGGGGCAGGTGAAATACTTCTTACATCAATGGATGCAGACGGAACAACTACCGGGTATGACCTTCCTCTTACAAAAGCGGTAAGTGAGGCTGTTGATATACCTGTTATAGCAAGCGGCGGTGCAGGAACAATGGAACATATAAAAGATGCTTTCCTGAACGGTGCGGATGCTGCTCTTGCTGCAACTATTTTTCACTACCGCCAGATTGATATAATGGAACTGAAAAGATATCTTTACAAAGAAGGGATACCGGTAAGACTATGA
- the rlmN gene encoding 23S rRNA (adenine(2503)-C(2))-methyltransferase RlmN yields MKKTILDYTNEELQNIVSPKFRAKQIYQWIYQKNADSFNDMTNIPKELRKKLDEEFEISSMQIIKKEQSKDGSKKYLFGLKDGHTVEAVLLPMKKEQKDEAGNIIKEAKYTICVSTQVGCKVGCSFCLTAKGGFVRNLTPGEIVGQVLEIKKDNDIAANRRVNIVYMGMGEPLDNLDNVAKSVKIFSDPNGLSISPRRQTISTSGLASKIKKLGEMKLGVLLAISLHAVDDELRQTLMPINKAYNISSIMEAVRGFPVDQRKRVMFEYLMIKDLNDNIKSAKKLVKLLHGIKAKVNLIYFNPYPGSPYKRPDPKRVKEFQEYLLKHGVLCTIRESKGLDISAACGQLKEKEIAEGR; encoded by the coding sequence GTGAAAAAGACAATTCTTGACTATACAAATGAAGAGCTTCAAAATATAGTATCTCCTAAATTCAGGGCTAAACAGATATATCAGTGGATATATCAAAAAAATGCCGACTCTTTTAATGATATGACAAATATTCCAAAAGAGCTCCGAAAAAAACTTGATGAAGAGTTTGAGATATCTTCAATGCAGATAATCAAAAAGGAACAGAGCAAAGACGGGAGCAAAAAATATCTTTTCGGTCTTAAAGACGGGCATACAGTTGAAGCTGTTTTGTTGCCTATGAAAAAAGAGCAGAAAGATGAAGCAGGAAATATTATCAAAGAGGCCAAATATACCATATGTGTCTCCACTCAGGTGGGATGCAAGGTAGGGTGTTCTTTTTGTCTGACTGCCAAAGGAGGTTTTGTAAGAAATCTGACTCCCGGTGAGATAGTAGGGCAGGTTCTGGAGATAAAAAAAGATAACGATATCGCTGCCAATAGGAGAGTGAATATTGTTTATATGGGTATGGGTGAACCCTTGGATAACCTCGACAATGTTGCAAAATCTGTAAAGATATTTTCCGACCCCAATGGTCTGTCTATATCACCTCGCCGTCAGACAATTTCAACAAGCGGTCTAGCTTCAAAAATAAAAAAGTTAGGCGAGATGAAGTTGGGGGTTCTTCTTGCCATATCTTTACATGCGGTGGATGATGAACTTCGTCAAACACTGATGCCGATAAACAAAGCGTACAATATTTCATCGATTATGGAGGCGGTAAGAGGCTTTCCTGTTGACCAGAGAAAGAGAGTAATGTTTGAATATCTTATGATAAAAGATCTCAATGATAATATAAAAAGTGCAAAAAAACTGGTAAAACTATTGCACGGTATAAAAGCAAAAGTAAACCTTATCTACTTCAATCCCTATCCCGGTTCGCCATACAAAAGACCCGATCCAAAGCGTGTAAAAGAGTTTCAGGAGTATCTGTTGAAACACGGTGTATTATGTACGATAAGGGAATCAAAAGGACTAGATATCAGTGCTGCGTGCGGACAGCTTAAAGAAAAAGAGATAGCGGAGGGAAGATGA